The sequence CCTCCTGGATGGTGGTCGCCATCGTCTCGAGTTCGTCCCAGGTGGCGGGCGGACCGTCGAAGCCGTACGCCTCGACCAGGTCGGTGCGGACGTACAGCATGCCGGCGCCGAGCCGGAAGGCGATCGCGACCATCTCGTCGCCCACCATGTTGTTCGTGATGTAGCCCGGGAAGTGCGCGTCGAGCTCCTCCTGCGAGAAGAACGGCATGAGGTCGAGCAGGTTGTCCTTGAGGATGCCGGGCTGGATGACGTCGACGCGCATGACGTCGATGTCGCCGCTCTGCGCCTCGAACATCGTGAGGTAGTTCGACAGCAGGTCGCTGGTGCTGGCGGGACCGTCGATGCGCTCGACGGTGATGTTCGGGCAGGCCTCCTCGAACGCGGCGATCGTTTCGCGTTCGGTGTCGGCGAGGTTGCCGATCGGATCCCCGACGTAGGTGATGGTCGCCTGTTCGTCGGTGATGCAGTCGATGTCGTGGGCGTGACCGTCGGCGTTCGCGGTCGCGAACGCGGTCATCGCGAAGGTCAGGGCGAGCGTGAGCAACGTACGCATGGTGCCTCCTCGGAGGGTCGCGCGGTGCGCGGGGACGGGGTGTGGGGGACGGGCGTCGACCTCACTCCTTTCCGGCGTCGGAAGCGACCCACACGGGGGAGCTCCACGCCCACTGATCGTTGCGTTGCCGCACCCGGACACGATACAGGTCGTGCGTCACGTGCTCGGGGCGGTGGGAGAAGTGCAGGGTGGTGGCGAACTCCGCTTCGCCGATCGCGCGGCGGAGCCGCACGGCGGGGGAGACGAACCCGCCGACGTGGCGGGTGCGCGCGCCGTGCCGCAGGTCGTCGAGCGGCACGGTGAAGCGCTCGCCGTTCGCGTCGACCTCGAGCTCGGTAGCGTCGTCGCCGTCCAGCTCGAGGCAGATCCCTTCGCCGGCGGGGACGCGGGAGTAGGGGTGGGGCCAGGTGCGGGTCGTGAAGCGGGCGGCGTTCCCGTCGACCTCCAGCGCGTGCGGGGCGAACGGTTCGCCCTCGGGCGGAGGGACGCTGGGGAACGCCCCCCGGAAGCGGGGTTCGACGTCGTGCAGCGTGCCGCGGTGGACGCGGACGGCGACGTCCCACGGGGTGGCGCGGTCGCGTTCGCCCCAGCCGACCTCGAGGTGGACCTTCACGCGTCCCGGGGGGGCGGGGTCGGGCGGCAACGAGGCGCGGTGGACGACGCGTTCGTCGTGGAGGATCTCGATGGCGTCGAGCCCGTCCCCGCCGCGCACGGCGACGGCCACGTCGCGCGCCTCGGCGGGCGGCGCGACGCCGCCCATGGCGACGCCGTTCACGCTCAGGGCGAGGTCGATGCGGTCGCCGGTCAACGCCCACGTGCGGCGCGCCTCGAGCGCGTCCCACAACCCGTCGCGGGTGAGGCTCTCCATCCACGCGCCGAGCCGCCCGTAGCCGTAGGCGCCGGGCATGGCGGCGTGGTGGTCGGTGGAGCCGACGAGTCCGAAGCGGTGGCCGGCGGTCCAGCCGGCCCGGGCGGTGGCGCGCCCGTCGAGCGGCCCCATGGCGTGCAGGTAGGGCACCGAGCCGTCGCAGCTTTCGGCGCTGCCGTGGAACGACATCGTCTCGACGACGGGGGAGCGCCCCCCGTCGAAGGCGTCCCAGTCGATGCCGCGGTGGCCGTGCTCGTAGCCGATGTGGTGCGGGATCAGGAGGGCGTCCGCGTCGATCGCGGCGACGCGGGCGCGGAGGGTGGGGAGGTCGGGGGCGTCGAGGATGTCGGCGGCGTCGGCGTCGCGGAAGTACACGCAGTGATCGCCGTAGCGGCGCGAGTGCCATTCGAAGCTGGGGACGGTGACGAAGCGGCCGGGGTCGTGCGCGGCCTCCTGAAGGCGGACGTGGTCGGCCCAGGCGGCGCGGGCCCGCTCGAAGCCCTCCTCGTGGTAGCGCACCAGGTAGGCGAGGTCGGGGTCGTCGGTGGGGACGTCCGGCCAGGCGCCGTGCACGGTGAGGCTGACGAAGTCGAGTTGCAGGGCGGCGTTGGCGAGCGCGGCTTCGGCGGGGCCGGCGCCGTAGCTGACGTCGGAGTGGTTGTGGAGGTCGCCGTAACGGGCGGTCCAAGCCTCGTAACCGGGGAGCACGAAGGGGGCCTCCAGGGGCGCGAGCACGGTCCGCGGGGGACCGGGGCGGAGGAAACGTCGAATTGCGCGTGCCCCTTTTGTATAATCTTTTCAAGAAGTCGTCAAGTCGGGGTGCCTTTCCCCCGCGTCGGCATAGGATGACGCCGCACCATGCAGCCACGCACCGACCTCCTCCGCCACCTCGCGCGCGAACCGCGCACCCTGGCGGACCTCGTGCACCTCACCGGCGCCAGCCTCCCTACGCTCCGGCGCGCCCTCGCCGACCTCGAGCGCGAGCGGCTCGTCGGCGTCGTCGGGCGCGAACCGTCGCGCGGCGGCCGGCCGGCGCAACGCTTCGGGCTCGACCCGGGCGGCGCCCTCGTCCTGGGCGTGCACCTGGTGCACCCGGGCATGCGGATGGTGGCCGCAACGCTGACCGGCGAACGCCTCGCCGAGCACGTCCCGGAGCTCGGCGACCTCGCTCCGGGCGACGTCGCGACGGAGGTCGCGCGCTACGCCGACGCCGTCCGCGCCCGCTTCCCCGACCGACCGTTGCTCGGCGTGGGGGTCGCGACGCCCGGGTTCGTCGATCCGGATGGCGGCCACATCCTGTCGATCGGGCGGGCCCCCGGGTGGACGCACGTCCCCCTCGCCGAGCGGCTCGCCGCCGCGACCGGCGTGCGCGTGACGCTGCACAACGACATGGACGCCCTCGCGAGCAGCGACGCGGCCGCCACCGACCCCGACGGCAGCCTCGTCTACGTGGGGTTCGGGGAGGGCCTGAAGTTCGCCCTCATGTTCGACGGGGTGCCGTACGCCGGCCCGTTCGGCAACGCCGGCCTGGCGCCCGACGCCCTCCTCGCGCGCCTCGGTCGGGGCGACGACGCGGCGCTGCTGCGCGTGCCCGGGTTGGTGGCCGCGGTCGACGGCCGCGCCGCCGTCGAGGGGCGCCCCCGGCACGCCACCCGGGCGCGCTTCGACGCCGTGCTCGATGCGTACGCCGCCGGCGACCCCGACGTCGCGCCGGTCGTCGGCCGCATGATCGAGGTGCTGGGGGCGGAGACCGCGGCGGTCGTCCACCTGCTGCAGCCCGCGACGCTGGTGTTCGGCGCGGCGTTGGCGGGGGCGCCCGCCCCCGTGGCGGACGCCCTCGAGCGGACCGTCCGCGCCTCCCTCCCGCCGCTGCTCGATCACGCCCTGCACGTCCGACCGGCCCGCCTCGTGGGGCCGGCCAGCACGGCGGTCGGCGCGACCCACGCGTTCGTCACGCGCTACGTCGCGCAGGACGTGCCCGCCGCGGGGGTCCCGACGTGACGGACCGCGCGTCGGCGTGCGGGTGCGCACCCACGCGGTCCGGTGCCCCCGCGGGCGGGGACGGTGGGGGCGCCGCCCCGCCCCCCACCGCGCCCACGCGCGCGCCGCGCCACGCCGCCCCGCCCCCCGGCGCGGTGGAGGTACCCGCCGGCGCGTTCGTGATGGGGACCGACGCGCCGGTGTACCCGAGCGACGGCGAGGCCCCGGCCCGGCGGGTGGCGGTCGGTCGCTTCGCGATCGACCGGACGCCCGTCCGGCACGCCGCCTTCGCGCGCTTCGTGGCGGACGCCGGGTACGTCACCGACGCCGAACGCCACGGCGGCGCGTTCGTCTTCTTCGACCTCGTCGCCGCCGACGACGCCGCGGACGCCGTCGTCGTGCCCGGCCTGCCCTGGTGGCGCTACGTGCCGGGCGCGGATTGGGCGCACCCGTTCGGGCCGTCGCGGCGCGCCGAGGACCGCGACGACCACCCGGTCGTGCACGTCTCCTGGCGCGACGCCGCCGCCTACGCCGCGTGGGCGGGGGGACGCCTCCCGACCGAGCGGGAGTGGGAGTACGCCGGGCACGGCGGGCGGGGGGCGGACCGCGCGGAGCCGTACCCCTGGGGTGACGTCCTTGAGCCGGGTGGCCGCCACCACGCAAACGTCTGGCAGGGCGCGTTCCCGGAGCACGACGCCGCGCTCGACGGCTTTCACGGCACGTCCCCCGTCGGGGCGTTCCCCGCCAACGGCTACGGCCTCGTGGACGTCATCGGGAACGTCTGGGAGTGGACCGCCGACCGGTTCGGGGACGGTGCGCTCCGCGTCCGCAAGGGCGGCAGCTACCTGTGCCACGCGAGCTCCTGTGCGCGCTACCGCCTGCCCGCCCGGAGCGGCGGCGCGGAGGACGACGCGGCCGGCAACGTCGGGTTCCGCGTGGCGTACGACCTGGCGTAGGCCTCCGCGCCCGCCGCGAACGGGCCGCAGCGCACGGACGCTGCACGGGGTCTCGCCGTACGCTCTACGCATGATTCACGTCGCTTGCCGTTTGCGCGCCCTTCCCGGACGCCGCCCCCGCCGATGACGGTCGCCGTGCGCCGCATCGAACAGGCGATCGCCGCGGCGGTCGTCGTCGTCCTCACCCTCGGTGTGGTGCTGGTCCTCATGAACGTCGTGACGCAGTTGTGGGAGGGGTTTCGCTTCGGGTTGGACGGCTACGACCTGACGAAACTGTTGTCCGAAGCGCTGCTCGCGTTGATGATCGCGGAGATCATCGCGTCCGTCGCGTCGCTGTACGAACGCCGGACCCTCGAGGCGCGCCCGTTGCTCGTGATCGGCATCATCGCCAGCATCCGGCGCTTGCTCGTGATCAGCGCCGAAGCCGCCGACTTCATCGCGCAGGGCGGGACCGTCCCCACCTCGATGCTCGTCGAGCTCGGCATCCTGACGGTCGCCGTCGGGGTGTTCGCCTGGTCGATGCGGCAGGTCGACGGGGGCGCCGGGACGGTGGAGCGGCCCGCCTGACGCCCCACGACACGGCCCCCCGCCACCCGAAGGGGGCGGGGGGCTCGACCGGGAGGTCGGGGGTCAGTTCGTGGTGGGGAAGCCGGCTTCCTGCCAGGCGCGGATGCCGCCCCGCATGTTCGTGACGTTGTTGTAGCCGAGCGACGCGATGTACGCCGTGGCCCAGAAGCCGCGCGTGCCGGCGGCGCAGTACACGAGGATCGGGGTGTCCTTGTCGGCCGGCATTTCGTCGAGGTACTCGCCGATCGTCTGGACGGGGAAGTGCACGGCGCCCTCGAGGTGGCCGTCGTCCCACTCGTCCTGCGTGCGGACGTCGACGACGACCGGCATGACGTCGAAGATGTAGTCGGCGGCGTCCTCGACGCCGATCTGCATCCAGCCTTCGTTGGCGGCCTCCTGCACGACCTCGTACATGCGGTCGGCGGCGGGGGTGGACTCGACCTGCGCGATGGCGGCCGTGGCGAACAGGGCACTGACGAGAATGACGAAGAACTTTTTCATGTGGATTCCTCTCCTTTCGGCTTCGCGTGCGCTCAGAAGCCGAAGAACTGGTGCTGCCCGATCTCGACGATCAGGGAGCGGACGACGGTGGCGCCGACGAACGGCACCAGGGCGGCCAACAACGGCGTGCGGCGTAGGAACGCCGGCGCCACGAGCAGGGCGAGTCCGACCAGGAACAGCGGACCGCCGTGGCTCCAAAGGTAGGCGAAGCCTTGCTGGGCTTCGGGTACGCCCGTCGCAAGACCCCACAGGTAGACGACCCCGATCCCGGCGCTCGCCAGGCTCAGGGGGGTGATGAAGTGCTTCGCCCACGCCTGCTTGAACAGCATCGCGAGGGCCACCACGGTGACCATGCCGGTCAACGGGAAGAGGACGGCGACCATCAGGCTCCAGATCGGGCGGTTGACGTTCACCGACAACGCCAGGCCGGGGTACACGAGCGCCAGCGAACTGCCCGCGACCAACAGCGCGCCCCACAGGAGGCGGGGGCCCCGATCGATCCAGACGAAGAAGCTGGCGACCATCGAGGTGATGAGCCCCCACGCCCCGATCCAGATCGGGGAGGTCGGCGTGAACGCCAGGAACAACCAGACGTGCGTGAAGCGCCAGCGGGCGGGCGATTCGACCCACAGCGTGAACAGGTCGAGCACGATCAACGCCATCGTGATCAGCGCGTACGTCCGCTTGCGCGGGTGGTCGCGCAGCGTCGCCACCATGGTGACGAACGCCATGCCGCCCGCGAGGGCCACGAACGCGAAGTGGAACAACGTCGGCCAGTGCCAGAAGTGTTGCGACCAGGGGAGTCCGTACCACTCCACCATCAGTGGGCTCCTTCCTCTTCCTTGACGTCCCAGATGGTGCTCGTCAGGCCGTAGCTCGCCGGGGCGTTCAGGTAGTACAGGTTCGGACCCGTGCCCTGTTCGGGGCGCAGGACGTCCACGCGGTCCGCCTCACGAATCGCGATCGAGACGGCGCTGTTCGGGTCGTCGAGGTCCCCGAAACTCCGGCAAAGGGTGGGGCACGTCTCGACGCAGGCGGGGAGCTTGCCCTCCTCGAGCCGGTGGCGACAGAAGTTGCACTTCGTCACGTACCCGTCGGGATGCATGCTGCGCGCGTCGTAGGGGCACGCCGCGATGCAGGCGCCGCAGGCGATGCACTGGTGCGCGTCGATGTCGACGATGCCGTCGTCCGTGACGTAGCAGCAGCCGGTCGGGCAGACGGGCACGCAGGGCGGGTTCTCGCAGTGCAGGCACTGCTCGGGGCGGAACTCGACGGTGAGGTTCGGGAACGTCCCGACCGTCGTGTTGCGGATCCAGAGGCGGTGGTTGCCGACCGGCACGTCGTTCTCCATGGTGCAGGCGACCGAGCAGGCCGAACAGCCCACGCACGCGGACAGGTCGATCGACATCGCGTAGCGGGTCATACCGGACTCCTATCGGCGACGAGGTCCTTGATCGGCGGGTGCTGCGGGTTCGGGGCGTCCGGAACGACCCGCACGAAGTTGTTGCGCAGGCCCGCCCCGCCCGAGATCGGGTCGAGGGTGTACGAGCTCTGCAGCGCCGTGTCGGACGCGCCGCGTCCGTTCGCGAGGCGCATCAACGGCGCCTTGTGGCCGAAGCCGTGCACGATGTAGACGCAGTCGTGACGAATGCGTTCGGTGACGGCGGCCTTGACCGGCCCCTCGCGGACGCCGGCGTCGTTCTCGAGGTAGACGTAGTCGCCGTTCGCGACGCCGAGCCGCTCCGCCTCCTTCGTCGCGAGCCACACCTCGTTCTCGCCGTGCTGGTCCATCAGCACCGCGTTGTTGTGCGTCCGCGCGAACGTGTGGACGGGGCTCCGGCCGTACAGCAGGCGGTAGCTTCCGTCGGGCGGTTCCTCGGTCGGTTCGTACGTCGGCATGGGGTCGAAGCCGGCGTCGGCGAAGCGTTCGCTGTAGATCTCGATCTTGCCCGACGGCGTGCCGAGCGGGTTGCGGTTGAAGCGTTCGTAGTCGGCGAAGTACGGCCGGCCCCGGCGGACGATCGTGCCCTGCTCGCGGAGCTCCTCGAGGTCGCTGCCGATCGTGCGCAGGCGCGTGTCGAGGTAGTCCTCCATGTCCTCCCAGGGGAAGTACTCGCCGAGCCCCAACTTCGTGCCGAGCTCCTTCGCGATCCACCAGCCCGGCTTCGTGTCGTACATCGCCTCGATCGCGGGGAAGCGCCCGGCGATGAACGGCGTCTTGTACGACTGCAGCAGCAGGTCGTCGTAGCGCTCGAGGTACGTCGCCTCGGGCAGGATGACGTCCGCCCACATCACGTGCTCCATCGGCAGCACGTCGATCGCG comes from Trueperaceae bacterium and encodes:
- a CDS encoding rhodanese-like domain-containing protein, which encodes MKKFFVILVSALFATAAIAQVESTPAADRMYEVVQEAANEGWMQIGVEDAADYIFDVMPVVVDVRTQDEWDDGHLEGAVHFPVQTIGEYLDEMPADKDTPILVYCAAGTRGFWATAYIASLGYNNVTNMRGGIRAWQEAGFPTTN
- a CDS encoding SUMF1/EgtB/PvdO family nonheme iron enzyme, translating into MEVPAGAFVMGTDAPVYPSDGEAPARRVAVGRFAIDRTPVRHAAFARFVADAGYVTDAERHGGAFVFFDLVAADDAADAVVVPGLPWWRYVPGADWAHPFGPSRRAEDRDDHPVVHVSWRDAAAYAAWAGGRLPTEREWEYAGHGGRGADRAEPYPWGDVLEPGGRHHANVWQGAFPEHDAALDGFHGTSPVGAFPANGYGLVDVIGNVWEWTADRFGDGALRVRKGGSYLCHASSCARYRLPARSGGAEDDAAGNVGFRVAYDLA
- a CDS encoding phosphate-starvation-inducible PsiE family protein encodes the protein MTVAVRRIEQAIAAAVVVVLTLGVVLVLMNVVTQLWEGFRFGLDGYDLTKLLSEALLALMIAEIIASVASLYERRTLEARPLLVIGIIASIRRLLVISAEAADFIAQGGTVPTSMLVELGILTVAVGVFAWSMRQVDGGAGTVERPA
- a CDS encoding ROK family transcriptional regulator, giving the protein MQPRTDLLRHLAREPRTLADLVHLTGASLPTLRRALADLERERLVGVVGREPSRGGRPAQRFGLDPGGALVLGVHLVHPGMRMVAATLTGERLAEHVPELGDLAPGDVATEVARYADAVRARFPDRPLLGVGVATPGFVDPDGGHILSIGRAPGWTHVPLAERLAAATGVRVTLHNDMDALASSDAAATDPDGSLVYVGFGEGLKFALMFDGVPYAGPFGNAGLAPDALLARLGRGDDAALLRVPGLVAAVDGRAAVEGRPRHATRARFDAVLDAYAAGDPDVAPVVGRMIEVLGAETAAVVHLLQPATLVFGAALAGAPAPVADALERTVRASLPPLLDHALHVRPARLVGPASTAVGATHAFVTRYVAQDVPAAGVPT
- a CDS encoding 4Fe-4S dicluster domain-containing protein, translated to MTRYAMSIDLSACVGCSACSVACTMENDVPVGNHRLWIRNTTVGTFPNLTVEFRPEQCLHCENPPCVPVCPTGCCYVTDDGIVDIDAHQCIACGACIAACPYDARSMHPDGYVTKCNFCRHRLEEGKLPACVETCPTLCRSFGDLDDPNSAVSIAIREADRVDVLRPEQGTGPNLYYLNAPASYGLTSTIWDVKEEEGAH